The following proteins are encoded in a genomic region of Dialister hominis:
- a CDS encoding phosphatidate cytidylyltransferase — translation MKVRVITAVIGIIAVLLLVWLGGVLFSGAVLAVALLAVHEYNKMLKNINVHVVVPLIAAAQLVLIGAASFGSLKVFLGMIPLCLVLLLCPILKLNQDKMTSLIYTVFGSFYFGIGFGALILLRRNADLITQSSLWMEPGIFLVMFALVDTWASDSFAYLVGRRFGRHKMAPHISPNKTVEGLLGGVAGCIILGTIVAWAFGYNVFYGFIMSLMASVMAPIGDLFESYMKRACDVKDSGQILPGHGGMMDRFDSILFVAPVFVSTLILFAH, via the coding sequence ATGAAAGTAAGGGTTATTACTGCAGTTATCGGGATTATTGCTGTATTATTGCTTGTTTGGCTGGGAGGAGTGCTCTTCTCAGGCGCAGTTCTGGCTGTTGCCCTTCTTGCCGTACATGAATACAATAAGATGCTGAAAAATATCAATGTTCATGTGGTGGTACCTCTGATTGCAGCCGCACAGCTGGTTCTGATCGGGGCTGCGTCTTTTGGATCACTGAAGGTCTTTCTCGGAATGATTCCGCTTTGCCTGGTTCTTTTGCTCTGTCCTATCCTGAAGCTCAACCAGGATAAAATGACATCATTGATTTATACAGTATTTGGATCATTTTATTTTGGGATAGGCTTTGGCGCGCTCATTCTGCTGCGCCGCAATGCTGATCTGATTACGCAGTCTTCTTTATGGATGGAACCGGGAATTTTTCTTGTCATGTTTGCTCTTGTTGATACATGGGCAAGCGACTCTTTTGCTTATCTCGTCGGCCGCCGCTTTGGCAGGCATAAAATGGCACCGCATATCAGCCCGAATAAAACAGTGGAAGGACTTTTGGGCGGAGTTGCCGGATGTATCATCCTGGGGACTATTGTTGCATGGGCCTTTGGGTACAATGTTTTCTACGGGTTTATCATGTCATTGATGGCTTCAGTCATGGCACCGATAGGAGATTTGTTTGAATCCTACATGAAAAGAGCTTGTGACGTTAAGGATTCGGGACAGATTCTGCCGGGGCATGGTGGTATGATGGATCGTTTCGACAGTATTCTTTTTGTAGCCCCCGTATTTGTCTCCACATTAATACTCTTTGCTCATTAA
- a CDS encoding isoprenyl transferase, with amino-acid sequence MSEKKSFPEHVAIILDGNGRWAQKRGRERTYGHQIGAANVKRIVRSAGNMGIKILTLYAFSTENWKRPSIEVRFLMKLFKNYLISQLRELIDDNVQVHIVGDTSVLSDSLRREIEECEKDTAKNDGLILNVAINYGGRMEIVHAVKSIAEKVRNGELLPEQITEEDVSSALYPSDQMDVDLLIRTGGEYRISNFLLWQASYSELYFTPVLWPDFTEEELKKAVDWFEGRDRRFGGLTEET; translated from the coding sequence ATGAGTGAAAAAAAGTCATTTCCAGAACACGTTGCGATTATTTTGGATGGAAATGGACGCTGGGCCCAGAAAAGAGGACGGGAGAGAACCTATGGACATCAGATTGGCGCTGCCAATGTGAAGAGGATTGTCCGTTCTGCTGGAAATATGGGAATAAAAATACTCACTCTTTATGCTTTTTCGACAGAAAACTGGAAACGGCCTTCTATCGAGGTCCGGTTTCTCATGAAACTTTTTAAAAACTATCTGATCAGCCAGCTGCGCGAATTGATTGATGATAATGTACAGGTTCACATTGTAGGAGATACCAGCGTGCTTTCGGATTCTTTGAGAAGGGAAATTGAAGAATGCGAGAAAGATACGGCCAAAAATGATGGTTTGATACTGAATGTGGCCATCAATTATGGCGGCAGGATGGAAATTGTCCATGCTGTCAAATCAATAGCCGAAAAGGTAAGAAATGGGGAACTTCTTCCTGAACAAATTACGGAGGAAGATGTTTCCAGTGCGTTATACCCTTCTGATCAAATGGATGTCGATCTTCTCATCAGAACGGGAGGAGAGTACAGAATATCGAACTTCCTTCTTTGGCAGGCTTCCTACAGCGAGCTTTATTTCACACCTGTTTTATGGCCTGATTTCACTGAGGAAGAGCTTAAGAAAGCTGTTGACTGGTTTGAAGGTAGAGATCGCCGCTTTGGCGGGCTGACGGAGGAAACCTGA
- the ispG gene encoding flavodoxin-dependent (E)-4-hydroxy-3-methylbut-2-enyl-diphosphate synthase, with protein sequence MTHENTRQVKVGNVLIGGGAPVAIQSMSTFNPVNTEYAAAQINALHEAGADIVRVAVPDKKAAEALKALREKVSVPLVADIHFDYRLAITAMESGIDALRINPGNIGKMENVIKVVDMAKKVHIPIRVGINAGSLPEKILDEFGGHPTAEGMVEGALTHVRILEQEGFRDIVISVKSSDVPMMVKANRILADKVEYPLHLGVTEAGTLYRGTVKSAIGIGSLLLDGIGDTVRISLTDDPLKEVRAAKEILSSVGIQQYGPVLISCPTCGRTQVNLIDMAKEVEEKIKRFKKPIKVAVMGCAVNGPGEAREADFGIAGGVGSGLVFRKGKVIRSVPENELIDALMEEIEKFETEGEN encoded by the coding sequence ATGACCCATGAAAATACTCGGCAGGTAAAAGTGGGAAACGTGCTTATCGGCGGCGGCGCTCCTGTTGCCATTCAGTCTATGAGCACATTCAATCCTGTAAATACTGAATATGCCGCAGCGCAGATCAATGCCCTGCATGAAGCAGGCGCTGATATTGTCCGGGTGGCAGTTCCGGATAAAAAAGCGGCTGAAGCTTTAAAAGCTCTTAGAGAGAAAGTTTCTGTACCTCTTGTTGCAGATATCCATTTTGATTACAGGCTTGCCATTACGGCAATGGAATCCGGCATTGATGCGCTGAGAATCAATCCCGGAAATATAGGAAAAATGGAAAATGTCATAAAGGTAGTCGATATGGCAAAGAAGGTCCATATTCCTATCCGTGTCGGCATCAATGCAGGGTCCCTTCCGGAAAAGATACTCGACGAATTCGGCGGGCATCCAACCGCAGAAGGCATGGTAGAAGGCGCATTGACACATGTACGTATCCTTGAGCAGGAAGGTTTCAGGGATATCGTCATTTCTGTGAAATCCAGCGATGTTCCGATGATGGTCAAAGCGAACAGGATACTGGCAGATAAGGTAGAATATCCGCTTCATTTAGGCGTCACAGAAGCAGGGACACTTTATCGCGGCACGGTCAAATCCGCAATCGGTATCGGTTCGCTTCTTCTGGACGGCATTGGAGACACCGTACGCATATCTTTGACAGATGATCCGCTGAAAGAAGTAAGAGCTGCCAAAGAAATATTGAGCTCTGTCGGAATCCAGCAGTACGGGCCGGTTCTCATTTCCTGCCCGACTTGCGGCCGTACACAGGTCAATTTGATCGATATGGCCAAAGAAGTGGAAGAAAAGATCAAAAGATTCAAAAAACCTATTAAAGTCGCAGTCATGGGATGTGCCGTCAACGGCCCGGGAGAAGCAAGAGAAGCTGATTTCGGAATTGCAGGCGGCGTAGGAAGTGGCCTGGTATTTAGAAAAGGCAAGGTCATCAGAAGCGTACCGGAAAATGAATTGATTGATGCGCTTATGGAAGAAATTGAAAAATTTGAAACCGAAGGGGAAAATTAA
- a CDS encoding M50 family metallopeptidase, which yields MLIHYILAPIFALTVVILCHEFGHFILAKWTGMQVDEFSVGMGPRIAKIKWHDTVYSLRAIPIGGFNRIAGMNDDNQGNPKSFSSKSVWARSAVVLAGASFNVLLAFFIFAGVIFVSGYSTVSSSPVIGNVISGMPAEQAGLQAGDRIISVNGNPVEAWTDVSRSTSDLGEGEAARVIVSRAGKSEEYDIMLQRSDDGRLLLGIAPSIEKHTASLSDAVSMASKYCINVLKMTGQGIYAMIGGSTEGIAGPIGIAKMSGAAASAGFGALLLFTAVLSLNIGLLNLLPIPILDGGLFVQILAESVIGHKVSQKTGYYIQTLGLSIILMIFIFALANDVSNF from the coding sequence ATGCTGATTCACTATATTCTTGCGCCTATCTTTGCACTGACTGTCGTTATTCTTTGCCATGAATTTGGCCATTTTATCTTGGCCAAGTGGACGGGAATGCAGGTGGACGAATTTTCGGTGGGAATGGGACCGCGTATTGCTAAGATAAAATGGCATGACACGGTATATTCTCTTAGAGCGATTCCTATCGGAGGCTTCAACCGCATAGCCGGAATGAATGATGATAATCAGGGAAATCCCAAATCATTTTCGAGCAAATCAGTTTGGGCCAGGTCAGCGGTTGTTCTGGCAGGCGCTTCATTCAACGTTTTACTGGCATTTTTCATTTTTGCCGGTGTTATTTTTGTCTCCGGATATAGTACCGTATCCAGCAGTCCTGTTATTGGAAATGTGATTTCCGGCATGCCTGCTGAGCAGGCAGGACTGCAGGCAGGGGACAGAATCATATCTGTAAATGGAAATCCTGTAGAAGCGTGGACAGATGTAAGCCGTTCGACTTCGGATTTAGGAGAAGGAGAAGCGGCCCGTGTCATTGTTTCAAGAGCGGGCAAATCTGAAGAATATGATATAATGCTACAGAGAAGTGATGACGGAAGACTTCTGCTTGGAATTGCTCCGTCCATTGAAAAGCATACGGCCTCGTTGTCAGATGCAGTATCCATGGCTTCAAAGTACTGCATCAATGTCTTGAAAATGACCGGTCAGGGGATTTATGCAATGATCGGCGGCAGTACGGAAGGCATTGCAGGGCCGATTGGCATTGCAAAAATGTCCGGCGCGGCTGCCAGTGCAGGTTTCGGTGCACTTCTCCTGTTTACAGCGGTTTTAAGTTTGAATATAGGATTGCTGAATCTTCTGCCTATACCGATCCTGGATGGGGGACTGTTTGTCCAGATCCTTGCAGAATCGGTCATCGGACACAAAGTGTCACAAAAGACCGGCTACTATATCCAGACGCTGGGACTATCCATAATATTGATGATATTTATTTTCGCGTTGGCGAATGATGTTTCAAATTTTTAA
- a CDS encoding proline--tRNA ligase: protein MLASKLYSPTLRELPSDAVVMSHKYMLKAGMMRKIANGTYAYLPLAFRSIQKIENIIRTEINKTGAQEILMPIIQPAEIWQATGRWNVYGEEMFKLKDRHGRDYCLAPTHEEMVTTLIQMDTNSYKKLPVSVYQIQNKYRDEKRPRFGLMRSREFIMKDGYTFDADEEGMNKQYELMYDAYTRIFTRCGLKFRPVIADSGAIGGNASHEFEVLADSGEADIVYCKDCDFAANIEAVKPNTLTSDVKNDKEKEIVQTPGQHTIEKVCNYLHLPVKSSVKAVVYKLDDTVVLAMVRGDHEVNEVRLQSIYNAINVDMASDEDLKACGLTAGYISPIGLKTSEHFDIICDASVMEMQDACCGANVKDEHYIHVNPARDFGNVKVDTIRQIDAGDVCPHCGGKIVLTKGIEVGQVFKLGTKYSEKLDATFLDNNGKSRPMFMGCYGIGVTRTVAASIEQNHDENGIIWPVAIAPYEVVIVPANNKSEDVMKAAEGLYNALESSQDEIVFDDRAERAGIKFKDADLIGYPLRVTIGKKWQESGCVEIKLRRTGEVFEVPYENCVEKVEELLNYLRENNL from the coding sequence ATGTTAGCATCTAAACTGTACAGTCCTACATTAAGAGAATTACCATCTGACGCCGTAGTTATGAGCCATAAGTACATGCTTAAGGCAGGTATGATGAGAAAAATCGCAAACGGCACTTATGCTTATCTGCCGCTGGCATTCCGCTCAATCCAGAAGATTGAAAACATCATCCGTACCGAAATCAATAAAACCGGTGCGCAGGAAATCTTAATGCCCATTATTCAGCCGGCAGAAATCTGGCAGGCTACAGGACGCTGGAATGTTTATGGCGAAGAGATGTTCAAATTGAAAGACCGGCATGGACGCGATTACTGTCTTGCTCCGACACATGAAGAAATGGTTACCACACTGATCCAGATGGATACCAACTCTTACAAAAAGCTTCCGGTATCCGTTTACCAGATTCAGAATAAGTACAGAGATGAAAAACGTCCCCGTTTCGGTCTTATGAGAAGCCGCGAATTCATTATGAAGGACGGCTATACATTTGATGCCGATGAGGAAGGCATGAATAAGCAGTATGAGCTGATGTATGATGCTTATACCAGAATCTTCACACGCTGCGGACTGAAATTCCGTCCGGTTATTGCAGATTCCGGTGCAATCGGCGGCAATGCATCCCATGAATTTGAAGTTCTGGCAGATTCCGGCGAAGCAGATATTGTTTACTGCAAAGATTGTGATTTTGCAGCCAATATCGAAGCCGTCAAGCCTAATACATTAACATCGGACGTCAAAAATGACAAAGAAAAAGAAATCGTTCAGACTCCAGGCCAGCATACAATTGAAAAGGTATGCAATTACCTCCATCTGCCTGTGAAATCTTCCGTAAAAGCAGTTGTTTATAAACTGGATGACACAGTAGTTCTCGCTATGGTAAGAGGAGATCATGAAGTCAACGAAGTACGCCTGCAGAGCATTTATAATGCAATCAATGTAGACATGGCATCTGATGAAGACCTCAAGGCATGCGGACTGACTGCCGGATACATCAGCCCGATTGGTTTAAAAACCTCTGAGCACTTTGATATTATCTGCGATGCTTCCGTTATGGAAATGCAGGATGCATGCTGCGGCGCAAATGTTAAAGATGAACATTACATTCATGTCAATCCAGCTAGAGACTTTGGCAATGTGAAGGTGGATACGATCCGTCAGATTGATGCAGGTGATGTCTGCCCGCACTGCGGAGGAAAGATCGTACTGACCAAGGGCATTGAAGTAGGCCAGGTTTTCAAGCTTGGAACAAAGTACAGTGAAAAACTGGATGCGACATTCCTTGACAACAACGGCAAGTCCCGCCCCATGTTCATGGGATGCTATGGCATTGGCGTAACACGTACGGTTGCAGCTTCTATTGAGCAGAACCATGATGAAAATGGTATAATCTGGCCAGTAGCCATTGCTCCTTACGAAGTGGTTATCGTACCTGCCAATAACAAGTCAGAAGACGTAATGAAGGCTGCTGAAGGCCTCTATAATGCACTTGAAAGCAGTCAGGATGAAATCGTATTTGATGACAGGGCAGAAAGAGCCGGAATCAAATTCAAGGATGCGGATCTGATCGGATACCCGCTGCGCGTCACTATCGGAAAGAAGTGGCAGGAATCCGGATGCGTAGAAATCAAGCTCCGCCGTACTGGTGAAGTATTTGAAGTTCCGTATGAAAACTGCGTAGAAAAAGTAGAAGAACTGCTTAATTACCTGCGTGAAAATAATCTGTAA
- a CDS encoding 1-deoxy-D-xylulose-5-phosphate reductoisomerase, whose product MKEIAILGSTGSIGTQALEVIRLHPDLFHAQVLAAHGNVELLLKQAHEFNPSAIVITDKDAGEKFKSSYNGSAEVYIGDGTLEKAAVRDDVDIVLVSVVGINGLLPTLEAIRAGKEIALANKETLVAGGALVIEEAKKHHTLIRPVDSEHSAIFQCLLGQDIKKIHKLILTSSGGPFLGKTREDLENVSLSDALKHPTWHMGQKVTLDSATMFNKGLEVIEAHWLFGVDYDDIDVVIQPQSIIHSMVEYIDGSIIAQMGNPDMRLPIQFAFTYPKRMETPSHEFMDWKKLSAIKILQPDYKVFRSLKLAYQAGKAGGDMTTVFNAANEEAIKAFIRSEIKFLSIFDVVEEVLDNWDVHDIHSIEDVISADKNARIASASAIQRFKC is encoded by the coding sequence ATGAAGGAAATAGCAATCTTAGGAAGTACAGGTTCTATTGGAACACAGGCACTTGAAGTGATCAGACTCCATCCGGACCTTTTCCATGCACAGGTTTTGGCTGCGCATGGAAATGTTGAGCTGCTTCTAAAGCAGGCACATGAATTCAACCCTTCTGCTATTGTAATAACAGATAAGGACGCAGGAGAAAAATTCAAATCATCATATAATGGCAGCGCTGAAGTCTATATCGGCGATGGGACGCTGGAAAAAGCCGCCGTACGCGATGACGTCGACATAGTCCTTGTTTCAGTCGTCGGTATCAATGGCCTTCTTCCGACTCTGGAAGCAATCCGTGCGGGTAAAGAAATTGCCTTAGCCAATAAGGAAACTTTAGTGGCCGGAGGCGCGCTGGTCATAGAAGAAGCGAAAAAGCACCATACATTGATCAGACCTGTTGACAGTGAACATAGTGCTATATTCCAGTGCCTCCTCGGACAGGACATAAAAAAGATTCATAAGCTCATATTGACATCTTCCGGGGGTCCTTTCCTGGGAAAGACCAGAGAGGATCTGGAAAATGTATCGCTGTCTGATGCATTAAAACATCCTACCTGGCATATGGGCCAGAAGGTTACGCTTGATTCAGCCACCATGTTTAACAAAGGGCTGGAAGTGATAGAGGCTCATTGGCTTTTTGGTGTTGATTATGACGATATCGATGTTGTCATTCAACCGCAAAGCATCATTCATTCGATGGTAGAGTATATCGACGGATCGATTATCGCGCAGATGGGAAATCCGGATATGAGACTTCCTATCCAGTTCGCATTTACGTATCCGAAACGAATGGAAACACCTTCCCATGAATTCATGGATTGGAAGAAATTATCTGCCATCAAAATTTTGCAGCCTGATTATAAGGTGTTCAGATCACTTAAGCTGGCCTATCAGGCTGGCAAGGCAGGCGGTGATATGACCACTGTCTTCAATGCAGCCAATGAAGAAGCAATCAAAGCCTTTATCAGAAGTGAAATAAAATTCCTTTCTATTTTCGACGTTGTAGAAGAAGTTCTGGACAATTGGGATGTTCATGATATTCATTCCATTGAAGATGTAATAAGCGCAGACAAAAATGCACGAATCGCCTCCGCATCTGCCATCCAGAGGTTCAAATGCTGA